Proteins encoded by one window of Kribbella flavida DSM 17836:
- a CDS encoding response regulator, which translates to MTATVRVLVVDDHPVVRSGLIGMLAVTDDIEVVGEAGDGEEAVALVASTRPDVVLMDLRMPRRDGVSATGAIVSGHPATKVLVLTTYDTDSDILHAVEAGAAGYLLKDTPHAELLDGIRAASRGETVLAPPVAARLMSRLRTPAAPAAVQPSPRELEVLAAVARGLSNAEIGRELFIGEATVKTHLQRLFSKLDVDDRTRAVTVAIERGLLPSPRNR; encoded by the coding sequence GTGACGGCCACCGTGCGCGTCCTGGTGGTCGACGACCACCCCGTCGTTCGTTCCGGGCTGATCGGCATGCTCGCCGTCACCGACGACATCGAGGTGGTCGGCGAGGCCGGCGACGGCGAGGAAGCCGTCGCGCTGGTGGCGTCGACCCGGCCGGACGTCGTCCTGATGGACCTGCGGATGCCGCGCCGCGACGGCGTTTCCGCGACCGGCGCGATCGTGTCGGGCCATCCGGCGACGAAGGTGCTGGTGCTGACGACGTACGACACGGACTCCGACATCCTGCACGCGGTCGAGGCCGGGGCGGCGGGCTACCTGCTCAAGGACACGCCGCACGCCGAGCTGCTCGACGGGATCCGGGCCGCGTCCCGCGGCGAGACCGTGCTCGCGCCGCCGGTCGCGGCCCGGTTGATGTCCCGGCTGCGGACGCCGGCGGCACCGGCCGCGGTCCAGCCGTCGCCGCGGGAGCTGGAGGTGCTGGCCGCGGTCGCGCGCGGGCTGAGCAACGCGGAGATCGGGCGGGAGCTGTTCATCGGCGAGGCGACGGTGAAGACGCATCTGCAGCGCCTGTTCAGCAAGCTCGACGTGGACGACCGCACGCGTGCGGTGACGGTCGCGATCGAGCGGGGATTGTTGCCTTCGCCAAGGAACCGCTGA
- a CDS encoding isoprenyl transferase, with protein sequence MSPLGRRRVQESKRRGEVVAPEPHPSGARPPVLPAELVPQHVAIVMDGNGRWAKARGLARTEGHKAGEASLLDVIKGGIEIGVKYISAYAFSTENWARSPEEVRFLMGFNRDVIHRRRDELDAMGVRVVWSGRRPRLWKSVIDELEYAQERTKDNTTITLQFCVNYGGRAEIADAMKAIAHDVAAGRIKPDRITEATVARNLYAPGIPEVDLFVRSSGEQRTSNFLVWQLAYAEMVFLDTLWPDFDRRDLWRAIEIYAQRDRRYGGAVPNEVTR encoded by the coding sequence ATGTCGCCACTGGGTCGTCGTCGGGTGCAGGAGTCGAAGCGTCGGGGGGAGGTGGTCGCGCCGGAGCCGCATCCGTCGGGGGCTCGGCCGCCGGTGCTGCCGGCGGAGCTGGTGCCGCAGCACGTGGCGATCGTGATGGACGGCAACGGGCGGTGGGCCAAGGCGCGCGGGCTGGCGCGGACCGAGGGGCACAAGGCCGGGGAGGCGTCGCTGCTGGACGTGATCAAGGGCGGTATCGAGATCGGGGTGAAGTACATCTCGGCGTACGCGTTCTCGACCGAGAACTGGGCCCGGTCGCCGGAGGAGGTCCGGTTCCTGATGGGGTTCAACCGCGACGTGATCCACCGGCGCCGCGACGAGCTGGACGCGATGGGGGTCCGGGTGGTCTGGTCCGGGCGGCGGCCGCGGTTGTGGAAGAGCGTGATCGACGAGCTGGAGTACGCCCAGGAGCGGACCAAGGACAACACCACGATCACCCTGCAGTTCTGCGTGAACTACGGCGGCCGGGCCGAGATCGCCGACGCGATGAAGGCGATCGCGCACGACGTCGCGGCGGGCCGGATCAAGCCGGACCGGATCACCGAGGCGACGGTCGCGCGCAACCTGTACGCCCCCGGCATCCCCGAGGTCGACCTGTTCGTCCGGTCGTCGGGGGAGCAGCGGACGTCGAACTTCCTGGTCTGGCAGCTCGCGTACGCCGAGATGGTGTTCCTGGACACGCTCTGGCCCGACTTCGACCGGCGCGACCTGTGGCGGGCGATCGAGATCTACGCGCAGCGCGACCGGCGCTACGGCGGCGCGGTGCCCAACGAGGTCACCCGCTGA
- a CDS encoding PIN domain-containing protein has protein sequence MTASEPLPPGRPERAFLDANVIRGQLTNDILLSMAARDVFEPRWSQQVLDEMRRNRPPGVPGDRIDKRITAMNRYFPRAMTSGHEGLALRMQADDKDKHVLAGAVHSGSEVLVTDNVKDFHPPSTGPDKMRVEKLSRFLNRKLEENPGRVQSALQDLVRRNQRDPRTMSALIDKMAGQPELRAFAQKLNSVVPPDQRGTAEVLTANQRRSAQSIALDGMADARGAVASRPIAATGQQKNSPSIPQRDPYHDR, from the coding sequence ATGACCGCCTCCGAGCCGCTCCCCCCTGGGCGGCCGGAACGGGCGTTCCTGGACGCCAACGTTATCCGTGGGCAGCTGACCAACGACATCCTGCTGTCGATGGCGGCCCGCGACGTCTTCGAGCCTCGCTGGTCGCAGCAGGTTCTGGACGAGATGCGGCGCAACCGGCCGCCGGGCGTGCCGGGGGACAGGATCGACAAGCGCATCACCGCGATGAACAGGTATTTCCCGCGAGCCATGACGAGCGGTCACGAAGGTCTGGCGCTGCGGATGCAGGCCGACGACAAGGACAAGCACGTGCTCGCCGGCGCTGTGCACAGCGGTTCGGAAGTGCTCGTGACCGACAACGTCAAGGACTTCCATCCGCCTTCGACCGGGCCGGACAAGATGCGGGTCGAGAAACTGTCGCGGTTCCTCAACCGCAAGCTGGAGGAGAACCCTGGGCGGGTGCAGTCGGCCCTGCAGGACCTCGTTCGGCGCAACCAGCGTGATCCGCGGACCATGTCGGCGCTGATCGACAAGATGGCCGGACAGCCCGAACTCCGCGCCTTCGCGCAGAAGCTCAACTCGGTCGTGCCACCGGATCAGCGGGGTACCGCCGAGGTCCTCACTGCGAACCAGCGCCGGTCCGCTCAGTCGATCGCGCTGGACGGCATGGCCGACGCCCGGGGAGCTGTCGCCTCGCGGCCCATTGCGGCGACCGGCCAGCAGAAGAACTCACCGTCGATTCCTCAGCGCGACCCGTACCACGACCGCTGA
- a CDS encoding SigE family RNA polymerase sigma factor: MPQRVDQDEDFAAFVAARSARLMHIAHMLCGDRELARDIAQTALEKAYVRWGRIRLADPFAYVRQAVVNECRMGWRRRSGGEVPLATVGEADFGVRSVSSVADPAVAVTQRLDLLAALAGLTRRERTVVVLRYVENLSEAETARIVGIAPGTVKSTLARGRDKLRRSGALSSTITSGELA; encoded by the coding sequence ATGCCCCAGCGAGTCGATCAGGACGAGGACTTCGCGGCCTTCGTGGCGGCACGGTCCGCCCGGCTGATGCACATCGCGCACATGCTCTGCGGGGACCGCGAGCTGGCCCGGGACATCGCGCAGACCGCGCTCGAGAAGGCGTACGTGCGGTGGGGCCGGATCCGGCTGGCCGATCCGTTCGCGTACGTGCGGCAGGCCGTCGTGAACGAGTGCCGGATGGGTTGGCGCCGCAGGTCGGGTGGCGAGGTACCGCTCGCGACCGTCGGCGAGGCCGACTTCGGCGTGCGCTCGGTCTCGTCCGTCGCGGACCCGGCGGTGGCCGTCACCCAGCGGCTGGATCTGCTGGCGGCCCTGGCCGGTCTGACCCGGCGCGAACGCACCGTCGTGGTGCTGCGGTACGTCGAGAACCTCAGTGAGGCCGAAACCGCCCGCATCGTCGGGATCGCGCCCGGCACCGTGAAGAGCACCCTCGCGCGTGGACGCGACAAGCTGCGGCGTTCTGGAGCACTCTCCTCCACCATCACGTCAGGAGAATTGGCATGA
- a CDS encoding SDR family oxidoreductase, producing MTSGGAAAGLIGVTGATGQLGGRVARLLADGGVRQRLVVRDPARAPELPDAEVAQAAYGDHAALLDALDGVHTLLLLSATESADRVSLHTATIDAAVAAGVRHIVYTSFAGAAPNATFTFARDHWHTEQHLRAAGVDFTFLRDNLYLDFVPGFVGEDDAIRGPAGDGRVAAVLRDDVAAAAARVLREPTAHAGATYDLTGPTAFTLTEAAAALSEVWGRTIRYEPETLDEAYRSRERYGAPAWEVAGWVTSYAAIAGGELATVSTAVEDLTGRPPTGLHDYLAGLSG from the coding sequence ATGACGTCCGGGGGCGCGGCGGCCGGGCTGATCGGCGTGACCGGAGCGACCGGGCAGCTCGGCGGCCGGGTGGCGCGGCTGCTGGCCGACGGTGGTGTTCGGCAGCGGCTGGTCGTCCGCGACCCGGCGCGCGCCCCGGAACTGCCGGACGCCGAGGTCGCCCAGGCGGCGTACGGCGATCACGCGGCGCTGCTGGACGCCCTTGACGGCGTGCACACCCTGCTGCTGCTCAGCGCCACCGAGTCCGCCGACCGCGTCTCCTTGCACACGGCAACCATCGACGCCGCGGTCGCGGCCGGGGTGCGGCACATCGTCTACACCTCGTTCGCCGGCGCCGCGCCGAACGCGACCTTCACCTTCGCCCGCGACCACTGGCACACCGAGCAGCACCTGCGCGCCGCCGGCGTCGACTTCACCTTCCTGCGCGACAACCTGTACCTCGACTTCGTGCCCGGCTTCGTCGGCGAGGACGACGCGATCCGCGGTCCCGCCGGTGACGGCCGGGTCGCCGCGGTGCTGCGCGACGACGTCGCCGCGGCCGCCGCCCGGGTCCTGCGCGAACCCACCGCCCACGCCGGCGCGACGTACGACCTGACCGGCCCGACCGCCTTCACCCTGACCGAGGCCGCCGCCGCGCTGAGCGAGGTATGGGGCCGCACGATCCGGTACGAACCGGAGACTCTCGACGAGGCCTACCGCTCCCGTGAACGCTACGGCGCTCCCGCGTGGGAGGTGGCCGGCTGGGTCACGTCGTACGCCGCGATCGCCGGCGGCGAGCTGGCCACCGTCTCGACGGCGGTCGAAGACCTCACCGGGCGGCCCCCGACCGGACTGCACGACTACCTGGCGGGCCTGTCCGGGTAG
- the recO gene encoding DNA repair protein RecO has product MPLYRDEAIVLRTQKLGEADRIATLLTRTHGKLRAVVKGVRRTSSRFGARLEPFSHVDLQLATGRSLDVVTQAVSIAAYGEGIVSDYARYTTGTVLLETVDRLVVEEKEPATQQHLLLAGALRVLSTGEREPRLVLDSFLLRSLAISGYAPSFGDCAKCGEPGPHRAFNPAAGGMVCTTCRPPASAMPAPATITLLAALLTGDWPTAERTDPRTRREADTLVAAFVAWHLDRQLRSLPHLDLTTAPPTTLPLAETN; this is encoded by the coding sequence GTGCCGCTCTACCGTGACGAAGCCATCGTGCTGCGAACCCAGAAACTGGGCGAAGCCGATCGCATCGCCACGCTGCTCACCCGCACCCACGGCAAGCTCCGCGCGGTCGTGAAGGGCGTGCGCCGGACGTCGTCACGCTTCGGTGCCCGGCTCGAGCCGTTCAGCCACGTGGACCTGCAGCTCGCCACTGGTCGCTCGCTGGACGTGGTCACCCAGGCCGTCTCCATCGCGGCGTACGGCGAGGGCATCGTCAGCGACTACGCCCGCTACACCACCGGCACCGTCTTGCTGGAGACCGTTGACCGTCTGGTGGTGGAGGAGAAGGAACCCGCCACCCAGCAGCACCTGCTGCTGGCCGGCGCGCTTCGGGTCCTGTCCACGGGGGAGCGCGAACCCCGCTTGGTGCTCGACTCGTTCCTGCTGCGTTCGCTCGCCATCTCCGGCTACGCCCCGTCCTTCGGCGACTGCGCGAAGTGCGGCGAACCAGGCCCGCACCGGGCCTTCAACCCCGCCGCCGGCGGCATGGTCTGCACCACCTGCCGCCCACCCGCCTCCGCGATGCCGGCCCCCGCCACCATCACCCTGCTGGCCGCCCTGCTCACCGGCGACTGGCCCACCGCCGAACGCACCGACCCCCGGACCCGCCGCGAAGCCGACACCCTGGTCGCCGCCTTCGTCGCCTGGCACCTCGACCGCCAGCTCCGCTCCCTACCCCACCTGGACCTCACCACCGCCCCACCCACCACCCTCCCCCTCGCCGAAACCAACTGA